From Cryobacterium sp. GrIS_2_6:
AGCTCGCGGGGGAGGGCCTCGGAATCGTGATGATCTCCTCGGAACTGCCGGAAATCCTGGGTATGGCCGACCGTGTACTCGTCGTACGAGAAGGCCGCATCACCGCGGAGGTCTCTCGGGCGGATGCCACGGCCGAGTCCATCATGTTCGCTGCCACCCACTCAACGGAGTCCATCCAGTGACCACGACAACCAGCACCCAGACGCCCACCGGAGCGGGCGGCGGAGGGTTCCAGCGTGGTCTGCGCACCTTCCTGCGTTCCCGCGAGACCGGCATCCTCGCCGCCCTCGTGATCGTGGTGCTCATCACCACGATCAAGAACCCGAGTTTCCTCTTCAGCCAGGACGGATTCCGGGACCTGCTCCTCACCCCGTCGATCCTCGTGCTCGTGGCCGTCGGCCAGGCGATCGTGATCATCACCCGATCGGTCGACCTGTCGGTCGGCTCTGTCGTCGGACTGACGGCCTACCTGACCGGGCGCCTCTTCATCGACGTGCCCGGCATCCCGATCATCGTCGTCTTCGCCGCAGGCATGGCACTCGGTGCCGCACTCGGCCTGCTCAACGGCGCCCTCGTCGCGTTCGGCAAGGTGCCGGCTCTCGTGATCACGCTCGGAACCCTGTATGCCTACCGGGGCATCAACGTGCTCTGGGCCGGCAGCAACCGGGTGAACGCGTCCGACCTGCCCAAGGACTTCCTCGCCCTCGGTACGAGTGCGCTGCTCTTCGTGCCGTACCTCACGATCATCGCGCTGATCGTGGTGCTCGTCGCAGGCTGGTACCTGCGCAACCAGCGTGGCGGTCGGGAGCTCTACGCGATCGGTTCGGATCCCGATGCCGCGCAGCTGTACGGACTCGGCGTCACCCGTCGCATCCTCGTCGCCTTCCTTCTCTGCGGCGCCCTCGCCGGGCTCGCCGGCGTGCTCTTCGCTGCCCGCTATGGAACGACAAACTCGCAGACGGGCACCGGGCTCGAGCTGCAGGCCGTCGGTGCTGCCGTGATCGGCGGCGTCGCGATCTTCGGCGGCAGCGGCACCGTCTACGGCGCGGCCATCGGTGCGGTCCTGCTGCTCACCATCAACCGTGCCCTGCCCATCCTGGGCATCCCCGACTTCTGGCAGCAGGCGGTCGTGGGCACACTCATCATCGGCGCTATCGTGCTCGACCGGGTCCTCTCCCTCCGACTCTCCCGCCAACTCATTTCAGAACGGGAGGTCTCCGCATGACCATCTCCGCCCCGGCCGACAGCCGGACCGGCACGCGCGTCTACGCCGACTACGGTCGTCCCTTCTGGATGCGACTGCTCCTCACCCGCGAGATGGCGGTCATCGTCGCCCTCATCCTCGTGATCGTGATCGCCTCGCTCGAGGTGCGACGCTTCGGCACCACCACAACCCTCGGCTTCCTGCTCCTCGACGTCGCGCCGATCCTGATGATCGCCCTGCCGATGACCCTCGTGATCATGATGGGCGAGATCGACCTCTCCGTCGCAAGCACACTCGGCCTGAGCAGCGTCCTGCTCGGCATCCTGACCCAGGCCGGCTGGCCGGTCCCGGTCGCCATCGTCGCCTGCCTGGTGATGGGCCTCGTCGCGGGCCTGATCAATGGGCTCCTGGTCACCGTGGTCGGCCTGCCCTCGCTCGCGGTCACCATCGGCACGCTCGCCCTCTATCGCGGCATCGCCGTCGGCCTGCTCGGGACGACCGCCGTCACGAGCTTCCCGGCGTTCTGGACCGGCCTCGCCCAGTCGAAGTTCGGCAGCACCGGCATCCCCGTCGCCATGGTGCTGGTCGTCGCGTTGATCGTGGTCTTCGTCGCTCTCCTGCACTTCACCCCCTTCGGCCGCGGAATCGTGGCGATCGGCTTCAGCACCGAGACCGCGCACTTCTCCGGAGTGCACGTCAATCGCACCAAGGTCGTCGCCTTCATGCTCACGGGGCTGATCGCCGCGCTCGCCGGAATCTACTGGACCTTCCGCTACGGCAGCGCCCGCGGTGACAATGCGATGGGACTCGAGCTGTCGGTCATCGCCGCGGTCCTCCTGGGTGGAGTGTCCATTTTCGGCGGCAAGGGCGCCATCCACGGCGTCATCGCCGGCGTCCTCCTGATCGGCGTGCTGCAGAGCGCGCTCCGCCTCGCCAATGTCAGCTCGGACGTCATCAACATCATCACCGGCGCCCTGCTGATCCTGTCCGTGCTCTCCCCCCGATTTCTGTCGTGGTTCCGCAGCCTGCGTTTCCGTCGTGCCACGCCAGAGAAACAGAAGCAGTAACCGCTCCGCTCCCTCTCCCGACCACCAACATCCGCTTCACCCCACCTGAAAGGCACAACGATGTCTCCTTCCACCCCCACCCGGCGCCACGGCGCCCGCGCTGTCGCGCTCGTCGCCGGCGTCGCAGCCATCGCCATCCTCGCCACCGGATGCTCCAGTTCTGCCTCGACCGACACCTCCACCGGTGCAGCAGCGTCCGGCTCCGGCGACAAGAACTACGCGATCACGTTCCTGCCGAAGAACCTCGGCAACGCCTACTTCGACACCTCCGACAAGGGCGGATCCAAGGCGATCACCGAATTCGGCGGAACCTACGCCGAGGTCGGCCCGGCGACCGCCGCGGCCGATGCCCAGGTCAGCTTCATCAACACGCTCACCCAGCAGGGAGTCGGCGCGATCATCATCTCCGCCGACGACCCCACGGCGATCGGCAGCGCCCTCAACGAGGCCCGAGCGGCCGGCACCAAGGTCGTCACCTTCGACTCGGACACCGACCCGCAGTACCGCGACCTGTACATCAACCAGGCCACGGCCGACGGCATCGCCAAAATCGAGGTCGACCTGATCACCAAGCAGATCGGCGACACCGGCGAGGTCGCCATCCTCTCCGCCTCAGCTAACGCGACCAACCAGAACGCCTGGATCGAGACGATGAAGAAGGAACTCGCCGCGAACCACCCGAACGTCACGCTCGTCGACACCGTCTACGGCAACGACGATGACCAGACCTCCTTCGACAAGACGGCGGCCCTGCTCCAGTCGCACCCGAACCTGAAGGGCATCATCTCGCCCACAACGGTCGGCATCGCAGCGGCGGCCCGCTACCTGCAGACCTCGCAGTACAAGGGCAAGGTCGCGCTCACCGGTCTCGGCACGCCGAACCAGATGCGTGACTACGTCAACGACGGCACGGTCACGGCATTCGCGCTCTGGAACCCGGCCGACCTCGGCTACCTCGCCGCCTTCGGCGCCAAGGCCCTGATCGACGGGACCATCACCGGCAAGGAAGGCGACAAGTTCACCGCAGGCGCCCTCGGCGAATTCACCGTCGGCAAGGATGCCACCGTGCTCCTCGGCGAGCCGTTCACGTTCACCAAGGAGAACATCGCGGACTTCAACTTCTAGGTCGTTCCACCCGCACAACCCCGTATCACCCGCACTATCGCAGTGCCCGCGCGAGTCGGCTGCGGGGCGGATGCCGGTTGCATCCGTCCCGCGGCCTTGCGGGAATGCGCTCCGCACGGCAAGCTTGAATCGATTCATTTTCGGAATCCGAACCAGCAAGGAACCTCAATGTCGAGCAGCGATACCCAGCACCGCGTGTGCTTTCAGCTCCAGGTCAAGCCGGAGCTGATCCCCGAATACCGTCGCCGCCACGCCGCAGTCTGGCCCGACATGCTGCTGGCCCTCAAGAGCACGGGCTGGAACAACTACTCCATTTTCCTGCGCGACGACGGGCTGCTGATCGGCTACTTCGAGACCGCGAGCCTCGCCGCCGCCCAGGCGGGCATGGCCGCAACCGAGGTCAACGCCCGCTGGCAGGCCGAGATGGGCGACTTCTTCGTCGCCCTCGACGGTGCTCCCGACACCGGTTTCCTCCCACTGACCGAGATCTTCAATCTGGAAGACCAACTCGACTCCCTCGCCGCCGCATCCGCTGCCCCGACCGAAAGAAGCACAACGTGAGCATCAGCCCCGACACCCTGGCCCAGCTCGAGGGGCAGGTCATCGAACTGCCGTCCTGGGCGTTCGGCAACTCCGGCACCCGGTTCAAGGTGTTCGGCACGCCCGGCACCCCGCGCACCATCCAGGAGAAGATCTCCGACGCCGCGCAGGTGCACCAGGTCACCGGCCTCTCGCCGAAGGTGGCCCTGCACATCCCGTGGGACAAGGTCGACGACTACACCGGTCTGCGCGAGTTCGCCGCGGAGAAGGGTCTCACGCTCGGCACGGTCAACTCGAACACCTTCCAGGACGACGCCTACAAGTTCGGCAGCCTGACCCACCTCGATCCCAAGGTGCGCCAGATGGCGATCGACCACCACTTCGACTGCATCGACATCATGCACGCCACCGGCTCGGCCGACCTGAAGATCTGGCTCGCGGACGGCACCAACTACCCGGGCCAGGGCGACATCCGCGGCCGGCAGGACCGCCTCGCGGACTCCCTCGCCCAGATCTACGCCCGGATCGGCGAGAACCAGCGCCTCGTCCTCGAGTACAAGTTCTTCGAGCCCGCTTTTTATCACACCGACGTGCCCGACTGGGGAACCAGCTACGCGCAGGTCGCCGCCCTCGGCGACCGCGCCATGGTCTGCCTGGACACCGGCCACCACGCACCCGGCACGAACATCGAGTTCATCGTCGCGCAGCTGCTCCGCCTCGGAAAGCTCGGCTCCTTCGACTTCAACTCCCGCTTCTACGCCGACGACGACCTCATCGTGGGCGCCGCGGACCCGTTCCAGCTGTTCCGGATCCTCTACGAAGTCATCCGCGGCGGCGGCTACGGACCTGACTCCACCGTCGCGTTCATGCTCGACCAGTGCCACAACGTCGAGGAGAAGATCCCCGGCCAGATCCGTTCCGTGCTCAACGTGCAGGAAATGACCGCCCGCGCCCTCTCCGTCGACACCGTCGCCCTCGCTGCCGCCCAGGAGGCCGGCGACGTCCTCGGCGCCAACGGCATCATGATGGACGCCTTCTACTCCGACGTCCGCACCGACCTCGCCGCGTGGCGCGAGTCCCGCGGACTCGCCGCCGACCCGATCGCCGCGTTCAAGGCATCCGGTTACCAGGAGAAGATCTGCGCAGAACGCGTCGGCGGCACCCAGGCCGGCTGGGGCGCCTAGACCACCCTCCCCGCCGCAACAGTCGGGGCCCGACACCCCGCACCGCCCGTGCTTGCCCCCGCTCGTCCTGTGCCCTCTAGCTCCTCTCCCAGCCCCTGGAAAGCAGATCATGACCACCAATCCCACGGCCGCGGCGCTCGTCGCCCGCTCCAACCGCCTCGGCGCGAACCCCAAGAACACGAACTACGCCGGGGGCAACACCTCCGCAAAGGGCACCGAGATCGACCCCGTCACCGGCACCACCATCGAGCTGCTCTGGGTCAAGGGTTCCGGCGGAGACCTCGGCACCCTCACCGAGTCCGGCCTCGCCGTGCTCCGCCTCGACCGGCTGCGCGCGATGGTGGATGTCTACCCCGGCCTCGATCGTGAAGACGAGATGGTCGGCGCCCTCGACTACGCCCTGCACGGGCGCGGCGGCGCCGTCCCCTCGATCGACACGGCGATGCACGGCCTGGTCGACGCGGCCCACGTCGACCACCTGCACCCGGACGCCGGCATCGCGATCGCGACGGCCGTCGACGGGGAAGAACTCACCGACTCGATCTTCGGCCACCGGGTGATCTGGGTGCCCTGGCGCCGCCCCGGCTTCCAGCTCGGCCTCGACATCGCCGCGATCAAGGACGCCCACCCCGGCGCGATCGGCGCGATCCTCGGCGGCCACGGCATCACCGCCTGGGGTGACACGAGCGAGGAGGCCGAGGCGAACTCGCTCTGGATCATCGAGACCGCCACCTCCTACATCGAGGAGCACTCCAAGTCGGAGCCCTTCGGCGCCCCGCTCGAGGGCTTCGGCGCGCTCTCGGCGGCCGAGCGCCGCGCCAAGGCCGCCGCGCTTGCGCCGACCCTCCGCGGCCTCGTCTCCACCGACAGCGCCAAGGTCGGCCACTTCACCGACGCGCCCGAGGTCCTCGACTTCCTCGCCAGCGCCGAACACCCGAGGCTCGCCGGCCTCGGCACGAGCTGCCCCGACCACTTCCTGCGCACCAAGGTCACGCCGCTCCTGCTCGACCTCCCGGCGGACGCCTCGGTCGAGGAGTCCCTCGCCCGGCTCCACGAACTCCACGAGCAGTACCGCCTCGACTACCAGGCCTACTACGACCGGCACGCGACCCCGGAGTCGCCCGCCATCCGGGGTGCCGACCCGCTCATCGTGCTGATCCCGGGCGTCGGCATGTTCAGCTACGGCGCGAACAAGCAGACCGCGCGCGTCGCCGGCGAGTTCTACATCAACGCCATCCACGTGATGCGCGGAGCCGAGGGGCTCTCCCGCTACTCCCCGATCGACGAGGCCGAGAAGTTCGCCATCGAATACTGGGCGCTCGAAGAGGCCAAGCTCCAGCGGATGCCGAAGCCCAAGCCGCTCGCCGGACGGATCGCGCTCGTGACCGGCGCCGCGAGCGGCATCGGCAAGGCGATCGCCACCCGGCTCGCGGCCGAGGGCGCCTGCGTCGTGATCGCCGACCTCGATCTGGCCAAGGCGCAGGAGGCCGCAGCGGCGATCGGCGGCACGGATATCGCGATCGGCGTTCAGGCGAACGTCACGGACGAGAACCAGGTTCAGGCCGGCATCGACGCCGCCGTGCTCGCCTTCGGCGGCCTCGACCTCGTCGTGAACAACGCCGGGCTCTCGCTCTCCAAGTCCCTGCTCGAGACCACGGTCGCCGACTGGGACCTGCAGCACAACGTGATGGCGAAGGGTTCCTTCCTTGTCTCGCGCGCCGCGGCCCGGGTGCTGATCGACCAGAAGCTCGGCGGCGACATCATCTACATCTCCAGCAAGAACTCGGTCTTCGCGGGCCCGAACAACATCGCGTACTCGGCGACGAAGGCCGACCAGGCCCACCAGGTGCGCCTGCTGGCCGCCGAACTCGGCGAGTACGGCGTCAAGGTCAACGGCATCAACCCCGACGGTGTCGTGCGCGGCTCCGGCATCTTCGCCGGCGGCTGGGGAGCCAAGCGCGCCGCGGTCTACGGCGTCGACGAGCAGGACCTCGGCAAGTACTACGCCCAGCGCACCCTGCTCAAGCGCGAGGTGCTTCCCGAGAACGTCGCCAACGCGGTCTTCGTGCTGTGCACGAGCGACCTCAGCCACACCACCGGGCTGCACATCCCGGTCGACGCCGGCGTCGCCGCCGCCTTCCTGCGATGAGCGGGGGCATCCGCTCGCGCACGGCAGCGTTCTCGCACAAGCGAGCGGATGCCGCTGGCCGCCCTGGTACCGAGGCTCGCCATTCCGGTCGAGAGTTGCCGTTCCACCGGGCACTCTCGACCGGAACGGCGACTCTCGCGGGGGTGCCGTCGTGGTGAGCAGCGCGGGGACCGTCGCCGCGATCGACCTCGGCGCATCGAGCGGACGGGTCATGCTCGGGCACGTCGGCCACAACGAGCTGCGACTCCGGCCGGTCGCCCGGTTCCCGAACCTGCCGGTGCGCACGATCGACGGGCTGCACTGGGACATCCTCGACCTCTACCGCAACGTCCTCGCCGGCCTGCACTCCGCCGTGCGGGAGGAACCGGGGCTGCGGAGCGCCGCCGTCGACTCCTGGGCCGTCGACTACGCGCTCCTCTCCGGGCAGCGGATGCTCGGCAACCCGTTCCACTACCGGGACGAGCGCACGGCTGCGGGAGTCGAGTCGATCCACGCCCTGGTGTCGCACGCCGAGCTCTACGCCGGGAACGGGCTCCAGTTCCTGCCGTTCAACACGCTGTACCAGTTGGCCGCAGAACGGCAGGCCGGCGGCCTCGACGGCGCGGACACGATGCTGCTGATTCCCGACCTGCTCGGCTTCTGGCTGACCGGGGAGCGCGTCGCCGAGCGCACCAACGCGTCGACGACCGGGCTGCTCGCGGTGTCGACAGGGCACGGGCACGGCCACGGTTCCGGTCATGGTTCCGGTCACGGTTCCGGTCACGGGGACTGGGACGATGCGCTCATCGCACGCCTCGGCCTGCCGCGCTCGATCTTCCCGCGGCTCGTCGACCCGGGCTCCCGGATCGGATCCCTGCTGCC
This genomic window contains:
- a CDS encoding ABC transporter permease, yielding MTISAPADSRTGTRVYADYGRPFWMRLLLTREMAVIVALILVIVIASLEVRRFGTTTTLGFLLLDVAPILMIALPMTLVIMMGEIDLSVASTLGLSSVLLGILTQAGWPVPVAIVACLVMGLVAGLINGLLVTVVGLPSLAVTIGTLALYRGIAVGLLGTTAVTSFPAFWTGLAQSKFGSTGIPVAMVLVVALIVVFVALLHFTPFGRGIVAIGFSTETAHFSGVHVNRTKVVAFMLTGLIAALAGIYWTFRYGSARGDNAMGLELSVIAAVLLGGVSIFGGKGAIHGVIAGVLLIGVLQSALRLANVSSDVINIITGALLILSVLSPRFLSWFRSLRFRRATPEKQKQ
- a CDS encoding L-rhamnose mutarotase; the encoded protein is MSSSDTQHRVCFQLQVKPELIPEYRRRHAAVWPDMLLALKSTGWNNYSIFLRDDGLLIGYFETASLAAAQAGMAATEVNARWQAEMGDFFVALDGAPDTGFLPLTEIFNLEDQLDSLAAASAAPTERSTT
- a CDS encoding ABC transporter permease; this encodes MRTFLRSRETGILAALVIVVLITTIKNPSFLFSQDGFRDLLLTPSILVLVAVGQAIVIITRSVDLSVGSVVGLTAYLTGRLFIDVPGIPIIVVFAAGMALGAALGLLNGALVAFGKVPALVITLGTLYAYRGINVLWAGSNRVNASDLPKDFLALGTSALLFVPYLTIIALIVVLVAGWYLRNQRGGRELYAIGSDPDAAQLYGLGVTRRILVAFLLCGALAGLAGVLFAARYGTTNSQTGTGLELQAVGAAVIGGVAIFGGSGTVYGAAIGAVLLLTINRALPILGIPDFWQQAVVGTLIIGAIVLDRVLSLRLSRQLISEREVSA
- the rhaI gene encoding L-rhamnose isomerase gives rise to the protein MSISPDTLAQLEGQVIELPSWAFGNSGTRFKVFGTPGTPRTIQEKISDAAQVHQVTGLSPKVALHIPWDKVDDYTGLREFAAEKGLTLGTVNSNTFQDDAYKFGSLTHLDPKVRQMAIDHHFDCIDIMHATGSADLKIWLADGTNYPGQGDIRGRQDRLADSLAQIYARIGENQRLVLEYKFFEPAFYHTDVPDWGTSYAQVAALGDRAMVCLDTGHHAPGTNIEFIVAQLLRLGKLGSFDFNSRFYADDDLIVGAADPFQLFRILYEVIRGGGYGPDSTVAFMLDQCHNVEEKIPGQIRSVLNVQEMTARALSVDTVALAAAQEAGDVLGANGIMMDAFYSDVRTDLAAWRESRGLAADPIAAFKASGYQEKICAERVGGTQAGWGA
- the rhaS gene encoding rhamnose ABC transporter substrate-binding protein, with product MSPSTPTRRHGARAVALVAGVAAIAILATGCSSSASTDTSTGAAASGSGDKNYAITFLPKNLGNAYFDTSDKGGSKAITEFGGTYAEVGPATAAADAQVSFINTLTQQGVGAIIISADDPTAIGSALNEARAAGTKVVTFDSDTDPQYRDLYINQATADGIAKIEVDLITKQIGDTGEVAILSASANATNQNAWIETMKKELAANHPNVTLVDTVYGNDDDQTSFDKTAALLQSHPNLKGIISPTTVGIAAAARYLQTSQYKGKVALTGLGTPNQMRDYVNDGTVTAFALWNPADLGYLAAFGAKALIDGTITGKEGDKFTAGALGEFTVGKDATVLLGEPFTFTKENIADFNF
- a CDS encoding bifunctional aldolase/short-chain dehydrogenase codes for the protein MTTNPTAAALVARSNRLGANPKNTNYAGGNTSAKGTEIDPVTGTTIELLWVKGSGGDLGTLTESGLAVLRLDRLRAMVDVYPGLDREDEMVGALDYALHGRGGAVPSIDTAMHGLVDAAHVDHLHPDAGIAIATAVDGEELTDSIFGHRVIWVPWRRPGFQLGLDIAAIKDAHPGAIGAILGGHGITAWGDTSEEAEANSLWIIETATSYIEEHSKSEPFGAPLEGFGALSAAERRAKAAALAPTLRGLVSTDSAKVGHFTDAPEVLDFLASAEHPRLAGLGTSCPDHFLRTKVTPLLLDLPADASVEESLARLHELHEQYRLDYQAYYDRHATPESPAIRGADPLIVLIPGVGMFSYGANKQTARVAGEFYINAIHVMRGAEGLSRYSPIDEAEKFAIEYWALEEAKLQRMPKPKPLAGRIALVTGAASGIGKAIATRLAAEGACVVIADLDLAKAQEAAAAIGGTDIAIGVQANVTDENQVQAGIDAAVLAFGGLDLVVNNAGLSLSKSLLETTVADWDLQHNVMAKGSFLVSRAAARVLIDQKLGGDIIYISSKNSVFAGPNNIAYSATKADQAHQVRLLAAELGEYGVKVNGINPDGVVRGSGIFAGGWGAKRAAVYGVDEQDLGKYYAQRTLLKREVLPENVANAVFVLCTSDLSHTTGLHIPVDAGVAAAFLR